The following DNA comes from Geothrix edaphica.
CGCCCTGGACACCATGAACTACTGGATCCGGGGGTCGCGCCCGGCCCTGGACGCGGTGCTCAAGGAGGTGGACATCCTCCTGGTGAATGACGCCGAAGTCCGGGAGCTTACCCAGGAATACAGCCTCATCAAGGCTTACAAGAAGGTCCGGGCCCTGGGCCCCAGCACCCTTGTGGTCAAGCGCGGGGAGTACGGCGTGGCCCTCTTCACGCCCGACGGGATCTTCGCCGCCCCGGCCTACCCGCTGGAGAACGTCTTCGACCCCACCGGGGCCGGGGACACCTTCGCCGGTGGGTTCCTGGGCTACCTGGCCTGGATCGAGCGGACCGATGTCACGGCCCTCAAGCACGCCACCCTGGTCGGATCGGTCATGGCCAGTTTCACCGTGGAACAGTTCTCCACGGAACGACTCGAGCAGATATCCCAGGATGAAGTTCGCAACCGCCTGGCATTATTTTCAGATATGATCCGCGTCGAAGACCTATAATCAGCACCACCTAATCCCCTGGGGGTCCCTGATGCACCAGCCCAATCGTCTGACTGTCGGCCGGCGGCGCGCCCTCGCGATGGCGCCCGGCCTCCTCGTGGCCCTGGCGCTCGCGGTTCCGGCCCTGGACGCCCAGGAGCCCGCTGGGACGATCAAGGTCGAAACCCACAGCTCGAAATGGGATTATCCCAAGGAACTCAAGGTACCCGAAGGCTCCCGCACCCACATCGTCGAGAAGGGCGACACGCTCTGGGATCTGGCCGGGAAGTACCTCGGCAATCCCTACGCCTGGCCCCAGATCTGGGAGCTGAACCAGTGGATCAAGGATCCGCACTGGATCTACCCTGGGGACCCCCTGATCATCGACCTCACCCGGGCCGTGGCCACCGCCGGCTCCGTGCCGGACTCCGTCTCCGGCCTCCAGCCGGATCGGCGCCGGGCCGATCCCGGCGCCCTCCGGCGGCCGGAACTGGGCTTCAGCTTCCAGGACTTCATCCAGCTCCCCTTCTTCGCCGCCGATGGCGCCGAGGCCCACTACAAGAACCAGGGCGCCTTCACCCTGACCTCCAACCGCAACGAGGACCGCCGTTTCCTCGCCGAGGGCGAGACCGTCTACATGAATGGCGGCAGCGAGCAGGGCGTCAAGGTCGGCGACCGGTTCCTCATCCTGAAGACGGTGGCCCGCAAGGTCCACCACCCCACCACCAAGCACAAGATGGGCGATGTGGTGCAGCAGGTGGGCGTGCTCCGCGTCATCACCGCCCAGGCCAAGGGCTCCGTGGCCACCATCGAGCGCTGCCTGGATGGCGTGGAAGTGGGCGATCACCTGGTGCGGTTCACCGAACCCGCCAACCTGCCCCTCCAGCTCCGGACCGACATCACCGACCCGGTGAAGGTGGCTCCGAACTCCGCCGTGGTGGTCTTCGCCCGCGATGAGCACCAGCACACCGCCAACGGCGACATGGTGATCGTGGACAAGGGCGCCAACGACGGGCTGAAGGTGGGCGACGTCCTGCTCGCAGTCCGCATCAAGGTCTTCC
Coding sequences within:
- a CDS encoding PfkB family carbohydrate kinase, translating into MSLLVVGSVAFDDLETPFGRRERALGGSATYFSLSASRFHPVRIVAVVGEDFGPDQMRVFEGRPIDLAGLSKVKGLSFHWKGAYGYDLNEAKTLATDLNVFADFKPDLPANYRECDYLFLGNIDPVLQLDVVRQMARRPKWIALDTMNYWIRGSRPALDAVLKEVDILLVNDAEVRELTQEYSLIKAYKKVRALGPSTLVVKRGEYGVALFTPDGIFAAPAYPLENVFDPTGAGDTFAGGFLGYLAWIERTDVTALKHATLVGSVMASFTVEQFSTERLEQISQDEVRNRLALFSDMIRVEDL
- a CDS encoding LysM peptidoglycan-binding domain-containing protein — translated: MHQPNRLTVGRRRALAMAPGLLVALALAVPALDAQEPAGTIKVETHSSKWDYPKELKVPEGSRTHIVEKGDTLWDLAGKYLGNPYAWPQIWELNQWIKDPHWIYPGDPLIIDLTRAVATAGSVPDSVSGLQPDRRRADPGALRRPELGFSFQDFIQLPFFAADGAEAHYKNQGAFTLTSNRNEDRRFLAEGETVYMNGGSEQGVKVGDRFLILKTVARKVHHPTTKHKMGDVVQQVGVLRVITAQAKGSVATIERCLDGVEVGDHLVRFTEPANLPLQLRTDITDPVKVAPNSAVVVFARDEHQHTANGDMVIVDKGANDGLKVGDVLLAVRIKVFPVGPDGDRKGGTETTTHYIGQALVVRADSQTATCRLLRTTEEIRLGDTLTH